In the Leptolyngbya sp. FACHB-261 genome, AACTTAACAAGGGCAGGAAGACCCCGCCCCTACACAACCAGCCTCTGTATTTATTCTGTATTTATAAAGGCTGGATATAGTTATAAGGGCTGGGTGACCCAGCCCCTACTAGCGGTTTTAAATGGGAATTAAGTTGTTGCTTGGGCTGCTTTAGCGTAGGCAGCTAGTTTGCTTTCAACTTCTGCATCGCCTGCGTTGTTTATATCAGCCACTGGCAGACCTTTAGGCTTGAACTTCAGGTCCATGAGTTCGTGTTCGTGGCCGGTGACAATGTAGTTGCCCTCCATGATCTTGCGCAGAACTGGAGTGCGGCGCTGCTGACCCAGCAATAAAGCCCCAACCAGACGACCGTCCTGGAAGTTGAGTTTGAAGTAAGCGAAGGGGTCGCCAGCCGTATCGTAAAGGCGAGATTCGCAGCCTTCTTCGGGTGCTGGGTTGAACTTGCCCAGCAGGGTGTAGGGCAGGTCGTAGAGAACGCCTGCGTTGTAGAACAGCCCTTCGTCGTACACTCGCTTGGCTCCCAGCAGGTTTTGAGCAGCGACTAGACCTTGCAGCGTGGCAACCTGCCAAGTGCGGTTGGGACGACGACCGATCATCATGCCGCCCTGAACCCAGGTGCAGTCGCCTGCTGCGTAGATATTGGCGTAGTTGGTGCCCAATACCTCGTTAACAGCGACACAGCCCCGTTCCAGACGAACACCAGACCCCTCTAGCCAGCTCACATTGGGCTGAATGCCACAGCAGATACCCACCATATCAGCGGCGATCTCTTCGCCGGTGCTGGTGACTACGGCGCGGACATGGCCATGCTCATCGCTCAACAAGCGAGTAGCCGAAGTGCCAACTCGGTAATCGGCGCCGCTCTCCCGCACTCGTTCCTCAATCATCCGTCCGGCTAGCTCGTCGGCTAGTGGATCGCCGAGCCAATTGGTCAATTGCAGAACTGTGACCTCTAGCCCTGCTTTGTTGAGACAGTCGGCTAGTTCTAAGCCCAGCACACCACCGCCAACAACAACGGCACGGGCTTTGCGGCCTTGAACCTGCTTCGCCCGCTCCTCGTACCATAGGGTATCTTCAATGTCCCAATAGCCTAGGCGAACTCCAGTCAGTTCTAGCCCTTCGATCGGCGGGCGCAGCGCCTTGCCACCTGTTGCAATAACTAAGCCATCGTAGTTGCAGACTTCACCGCTTTCCAGCATCAGACGGTTATGGTCTGCTTCTAACTGGCTAACTCGGTCTTGCAATACTGTGATTGCTAGTGCTTCGTAATCCTGGGGCTGCTTGACAATTAACGCTGGTAATGTCGTGTGCCCTTGGAGATAAGTTGAGAGCGACAAACGACGATAAAACGGATAAGACTCGCCGTTGATCACCGTGATTTCAGCGCTTTCATCTCCCCGTCGAATCTCTTCAGCAGCGCTAATTCCTGCGACCCCTGCCCCAATAACGAAGTACCGTTTCGCCATAAAAAGTTGCCCAGATGGTT is a window encoding:
- a CDS encoding NAD(P)/FAD-dependent oxidoreductase, whose protein sequence is MAKRYFVIGAGVAGISAAEEIRRGDESAEITVINGESYPFYRRLSLSTYLQGHTTLPALIVKQPQDYEALAITVLQDRVSQLEADHNRLMLESGEVCNYDGLVIATGGKALRPPIEGLELTGVRLGYWDIEDTLWYEERAKQVQGRKARAVVVGGGVLGLELADCLNKAGLEVTVLQLTNWLGDPLADELAGRMIEERVRESGADYRVGTSATRLLSDEHGHVRAVVTSTGEEIAADMVGICCGIQPNVSWLEGSGVRLERGCVAVNEVLGTNYANIYAAGDCTWVQGGMMIGRRPNRTWQVATLQGLVAAQNLLGAKRVYDEGLFYNAGVLYDLPYTLLGKFNPAPEEGCESRLYDTAGDPFAYFKLNFQDGRLVGALLLGQQRRTPVLRKIMEGNYIVTGHEHELMDLKFKPKGLPVADINNAGDAEVESKLAAYAKAAQATT